A genomic region of Methanosarcina thermophila TM-1 contains the following coding sequences:
- a CDS encoding NosD domain-containing protein, which yields MAAVYNPASAKEITVDNSGPGADFKSIQEAVNNSSSGDLILVYPGFYNECVDIWNNVSILSVSENPEDTTVRAFKLSANNITLSGFSVQEYLNLQGPRNDNWEDLIIYDKIENCTVKNNILESGIGADNCDNSTIEKNTILKSGIYISGSGRDSTFTVSDNLIVSGNISVDHGPYGCLLLNNTLLEGGIGLIYSDCRILGNYISNDPESGISLSEASSYIENNTIVNCSVGIHLIWLAGMNKIYNNTLIHNDKGISIWGSGGNSILNNTISKNNIGILVDGWAMDQAGDNSILNNTISNNNIGISLEGDSSGNVVANNRVELNTQCGVYINQIKDNLGEKYVGKESYYGINRFYNNIFNNTVNFFNDTGNYTGDVAKEDYSPGGNSVSLNTSKTSDTNIICGPYIGGNYWAKPDGTGFSQTCNDWNKDGIGDSIYTVSAYDIDYLPLVSIPGDQQPVFPVAEFSTNASNGYLPLSVLFTDLSQNATSRAWDFENDGIIDSTNKTPVHVYPVSGTYTVNLTVSNENGTFSKLYPVVVSDGPQYTFMEAQITKNKSNQVKPAIYGDRIIFLDDCNVWGYYTIYVYDLSTSTEAQIPTNISYYNSEIWPAIYGDRVVWNEYRDTKGGAEGSNIHVYNLSTSKETRITNSGKAFDPDIYGDRIVWTDYRNGNGDIYMYNFSTGRETRITTNESDQDDPAIYDDKIVWRDRKKIVWYDRHRGYSTWYKDDIYMYNLSTSTETQITTSGSASNPKIHGDRLVYLNGSHIYMYNLSTSKETRITITNESKSNPSIYGDRIVWADWYNRNWDIYMYNISTNTETQITTNKSDQIHPAIYGDRIIWVDSRNGYRVNELFQGNQDIYMCTVSVMDPSLKPPVADFFANVTSGNAPLKALFTDNRKAAKSQNCGANGN from the coding sequence ATGGCTGCAGTTTATAATCCTGCATCCGCCAAGGAAATTACTGTAGACAACAGTGGTCCAGGCGCAGATTTCAAATCTATTCAGGAGGCAGTAAACAATTCCTCATCAGGTGATCTCATTCTTGTTTATCCGGGCTTCTATAATGAATGTGTGGATATATGGAATAATGTAAGCATTCTTTCTGTATCTGAAAATCCTGAGGATACTACTGTTAGGGCTTTTAAACTAAGCGCGAATAATATTACCCTAAGCGGTTTTAGCGTACAAGAATATTTAAATTTACAGGGTCCTAGAAATGATAACTGGGAGGATTTGATTATTTATGATAAAATTGAGAACTGCACTGTTAAGAATAATATTCTAGAATCGGGCATTGGGGCTGATAACTGCGACAATTCCACTATTGAGAAAAATACAATTTTAAAATCAGGTATCTACATATCGGGATCAGGGCGTGATTCTACTTTTACAGTCTCTGATAATCTAATTGTTAGCGGAAATATTAGTGTTGATCACGGACCATATGGATGTCTTCTGCTTAATAACACCCTTTTGGAGGGTGGCATAGGATTAATCTACAGTGATTGCAGAATTCTCGGCAACTATATATCGAATGATCCAGAGTCCGGAATTTCACTCTCAGAAGCTTCTTCTTATATAGAAAACAATACAATTGTAAATTGTAGTGTGGGCATCCATCTAATCTGGTTAGCGGGAATGAATAAGATTTACAATAATACCCTGATACATAACGATAAAGGAATTTCTATTTGGGGCTCAGGAGGCAACTCAATTTTAAACAATACTATTTCAAAAAACAACATTGGGATACTGGTGGACGGCTGGGCTATGGACCAGGCGGGAGATAATTCAATCTTAAATAATACGATTTCAAACAACAATATAGGAATATCACTCGAAGGTGATTCCTCCGGAAATGTAGTAGCCAATAACCGAGTGGAGCTAAATACTCAATGTGGAGTATATATTAACCAGATTAAGGATAATCTCGGTGAGAAGTATGTCGGTAAAGAGTCATATTATGGAATTAACCGGTTCTACAATAATATATTCAATAATACAGTCAACTTCTTTAATGACACAGGCAACTATACAGGCGATGTTGCGAAGGAAGACTATAGCCCCGGAGGAAATTCTGTTTCTTTAAACACTTCCAAAACCTCAGACACTAACATTATATGTGGGCCCTATATAGGCGGCAATTACTGGGCAAAACCTGACGGGACCGGATTCTCACAAACCTGCAACGACTGGAATAAGGATGGAATCGGAGACTCTATCTATACGGTCAGTGCGTATGATATTGATTACCTTCCTCTCGTCTCTATACCTGGAGACCAGCAGCCGGTATTTCCTGTTGCAGAATTCAGTACTAATGCAAGCAATGGTTATTTACCTCTTTCTGTCCTGTTTACAGACCTTTCCCAGAATGCAACGTCCAGGGCATGGGACTTCGAGAATGATGGAATCATTGACTCTACCAATAAAACACCGGTTCACGTGTACCCTGTATCCGGTACCTATACTGTCAATCTGACAGTAAGCAATGAAAATGGTACCTTCTCGAAGTTATATCCAGTAGTAGTATCCGACGGGCCTCAGTATACCTTCATGGAGGCTCAGATTACCAAAAACAAATCAAATCAGGTAAAACCTGCTATTTACGGCGATAGAATAATATTTCTTGATGATTGCAATGTATGGGGATATTATACTATCTATGTTTACGATCTCTCCACTTCCACAGAGGCTCAAATCCCTACCAATATTTCATACTATAATTCTGAGATATGGCCTGCAATCTATGGGGATAGAGTCGTCTGGAATGAATATCGCGATACCAAAGGAGGAGCGGAAGGTTCCAATATACACGTATATAATCTTTCTACCTCTAAAGAAACTCGTATTACAAACAGTGGAAAAGCATTCGATCCTGATATTTACGGTGATAGGATAGTCTGGACGGATTATCGCAATGGAAATGGAGATATTTATATGTACAATTTCTCCACAGGCAGGGAAACAAGGATAACTACAAACGAATCCGATCAAGATGATCCAGCTATCTATGATGATAAAATTGTGTGGCGTGATCGTAAAAAAATAGTGTGGTATGATCGGCACAGAGGATATAGTACGTGGTATAAAGATGATATCTACATGTATAATCTCTCAACATCTACAGAAACTCAAATTACCACCAGCGGATCCGCATCGAATCCAAAAATCCACGGTGACAGGCTGGTTTACTTGAATGGCAGCCATATTTATATGTACAATCTCTCTACCTCTAAGGAGACCAGAATCACCATCACCAATGAATCTAAATCAAATCCTTCTATCTATGGGGATAGAATAGTATGGGCGGATTGGTACAATAGAAACTGGGATATTTACATGTACAATATCTCCACTAACACGGAAACCCAGATCACCACGAATAAGTCCGATCAGATACATCCCGCAATTTATGGCGACAGGATAATCTGGGTGGATTCACGTAATGGATATAGAGTCAATGAACTTTTCCAGGGAAACCAAGACATTTACATGTGTACGGTATCGGTAATGGACCCTTCATTAAAACCGCCTGTTGCCGATTTCTTTGCGAATGTGACCTCGGGAAATGCACCCTTAAAAGCATTATTTACTGACAACAGAAAAGCAGCGAAGAGCCAGAACTGCGGAGCAAACGGAAATTAG